The Streptomyces sp. Alt3 genome has a segment encoding these proteins:
- a CDS encoding restriction endonuclease produces the protein MANSPQAEQLLARLEPNERVELLFATLRFQGALTGRRLLLWRGTFKVAHMELRRPLTFLEGRGASRFGEAVVLDGPEGAIELSSLSPAVARALADAGRRSNGNASGTPPHAQHDHERFGMTGPGRGAPFQAPAPPYAEGSTRSPQGIFHTRSIRTWQDAELAAADHMRSIGFTDARVTGAGADGGIDVVARDAVAQVKHYSQPIGVGPIRELRGVADSHHHLLFYASGGYTASARQFADEREVALFSLPELGHITPLNPAAFRLSAHPAPSAGWSRTITSPDQAASARGWTPNSRASQRAAELDAQRQTVLRLITRVRTRTSEVHALPSNRYTKDHIKALKAAQQLTERADSLLVKSQADFQTYGTRKRFIALADEKAREAALKLGMRT, from the coding sequence GTGGCCAACTCTCCACAAGCAGAACAGTTATTGGCGCGCTTGGAGCCGAACGAACGGGTCGAGCTGCTGTTCGCCACGCTCCGGTTCCAGGGCGCGCTGACCGGTCGACGCCTCCTTCTGTGGCGGGGCACCTTCAAGGTGGCCCACATGGAACTGCGCCGTCCCCTTACCTTCCTCGAGGGGAGAGGCGCTTCCCGGTTCGGAGAGGCGGTCGTACTCGACGGCCCCGAAGGCGCGATAGAGCTCAGTTCCCTCTCTCCGGCCGTGGCCAGGGCTCTGGCCGACGCCGGGCGGCGCAGCAACGGCAACGCCTCTGGTACACCTCCGCACGCGCAGCACGACCACGAGCGGTTCGGGATGACAGGACCGGGCCGGGGGGCACCCTTCCAGGCCCCCGCACCTCCGTATGCGGAAGGAAGTACACGCTCACCGCAGGGGATTTTCCACACAAGGAGCATCCGCACATGGCAGGACGCCGAGCTCGCCGCCGCTGACCACATGCGCAGTATCGGCTTCACCGATGCACGGGTGACGGGCGCCGGCGCGGACGGCGGCATCGACGTGGTCGCCCGCGACGCCGTGGCACAGGTGAAGCACTACAGCCAGCCGATCGGTGTCGGACCCATTCGAGAACTCCGGGGAGTAGCGGACTCGCACCACCACCTGCTGTTCTATGCATCCGGTGGCTACACGGCCAGCGCCCGGCAGTTCGCCGACGAGAGGGAAGTCGCGCTGTTCTCCCTCCCGGAGCTCGGTCACATCACTCCGCTCAACCCGGCAGCCTTTCGCCTGTCCGCTCATCCGGCCCCGTCCGCCGGATGGAGCAGGACGATCACCAGTCCCGACCAGGCAGCTTCGGCGCGAGGCTGGACGCCGAATTCACGCGCAAGTCAGCGTGCCGCCGAGCTGGATGCCCAGCGGCAGACCGTACTCCGCCTGATCACTCGCGTCCGTACACGCACCAGTGAGGTGCACGCCCTGCCGTCCAACCGGTACACCAAGGACCACATCAAGGCGCTGAAAGCGGCACAACAGCTGACGGAGCGGGCGGATTCCCTGCTGGTCAAGTCTCAGGCCGACTTCCAGACGTACGGCACGCGGAAACGGTTCATAGCCCTGGCCGACGAGAAGGCCCGCGAAGCCGCCCTCAAGCTGGGGATGCGTACCTGA
- a CDS encoding DEAD/DEAH box helicase has translation MSLTYTAGSLVAARGREWVVLPESAADMLVLRPLGGSEDDIAAVFPSFEEVRPAEFAPPSPSDLGDQRAAGLLRTALRIGFRSGAGPFRSLASIAVEPRAYQLVPLLMALRQRTVRLLISDDVGIGKTIEAGLIAKELLAQGEATRLAVLCSPSLAEQWQGELREKFGIDAELVLASTVSRLERDLALDQTLFDKHPFTIISTDFIKSTRHREDFLRRCPDLVIVDEAHSCVAADDATQGGASSASNQLRYELLRKVSADADRHLLLLTATPHSGKESAFRNLLGLVRPELAILDLESPAGRAKLAEHFVARKRADVRTYLTKEVDGLADDSLAERTAFPSDRWTKDEPYKLTPGYRALLDDAIAYARDRVAEAGEQGKREARIAWWSVIALLRSMVSSPAAAAQTLKTRSESAVARTAHEADLLGASVAADSADNDRLEGMDVAPGAAESEDAGARLLELASRAAELVGPAEDAKLKALTRHLKGLIAEGYHPIVFCRYIPTATYLADQLDGKLGKKTKIAAVTGTLSPQQRLERIEQLAAEAGEAGDPAARRVLIATDCLSEGVNLQHHFDAVVHYDLAWNPTRHDQREGRVDRYGQKRDQVRVITMYGEDNGIDGKVLEVLFKKHRQIKKDLGISVSVPDETASGVTDAVVEWLLLHGRQGSQESLFDMGDGHQESFDRIEREWSSAAEREKTSRSKYAQRAIHPEEVAREVAAVRAALGGAEEVRGFALEALRDLDALVRDPRDGTGDFTAQAGGTPAGLRDALAATLGNRLVEENREIPFRTTPAIARGEAALVRTDPAIGAIASYVLDSALDVKALGPRPARRCGVVTTDAVTTRTTLLLVRYRFHLTLPSRTGERQVVAEDARLLAFEGMPSRARWLDDDAAAALLAARAVANTHEQSAHNAISRALDGLGDLAAHLTEYGTNLAAELDASHRRVRKANEEIVRGLKVVPQEPADVLGVYVYLPPVAPAASTVSGAEA, from the coding sequence ATGAGCCTCACGTACACAGCCGGCTCGCTGGTCGCCGCCCGTGGCCGGGAATGGGTGGTGCTGCCCGAGAGCGCCGCCGACATGCTGGTGCTGCGCCCTCTGGGCGGGAGCGAGGACGACATCGCGGCCGTCTTTCCCTCCTTCGAGGAGGTGCGTCCGGCCGAGTTCGCACCGCCGAGCCCGTCCGACCTGGGCGACCAGCGGGCCGCCGGTCTGCTGCGCACGGCGCTGCGCATCGGCTTCCGTTCGGGGGCGGGCCCGTTCCGCTCCCTGGCGTCGATCGCCGTGGAACCCCGGGCGTACCAGCTGGTCCCGCTGCTTATGGCGCTGCGGCAGCGCACCGTACGGCTGCTGATCTCGGACGACGTCGGCATCGGCAAGACGATCGAGGCGGGGCTCATCGCCAAGGAGCTGCTGGCACAGGGTGAGGCGACGCGGCTGGCGGTGCTGTGCTCCCCGTCGCTGGCCGAGCAGTGGCAGGGCGAGCTGCGGGAGAAGTTCGGCATCGACGCCGAACTGGTCCTGGCCTCCACTGTGTCGCGGCTGGAACGCGACTTGGCGCTCGACCAGACCCTGTTCGACAAGCACCCGTTCACGATCATCTCGACGGACTTCATCAAGTCGACCCGGCACCGTGAGGACTTCCTCAGGCGCTGCCCCGACCTGGTGATCGTCGACGAGGCGCACTCCTGCGTGGCCGCCGACGACGCGACGCAGGGCGGCGCGTCCTCCGCGTCGAACCAGCTCCGCTACGAGCTGCTGCGGAAGGTCTCCGCCGACGCCGACCGCCATCTGCTGCTGCTGACGGCGACCCCGCACTCCGGCAAGGAGTCCGCCTTCCGCAACCTGCTGGGTCTGGTACGGCCCGAACTGGCGATCCTGGACCTGGAGTCCCCGGCGGGGCGGGCGAAGCTCGCCGAGCACTTCGTCGCCCGCAAGCGCGCCGACGTCCGCACCTACCTCACCAAGGAGGTGGACGGTCTCGCCGACGACTCGCTGGCCGAGCGGACCGCCTTTCCCTCGGACCGCTGGACGAAGGACGAGCCGTACAAGCTGACGCCCGGTTACCGGGCGCTGCTCGACGACGCCATCGCCTACGCGCGTGACCGCGTCGCGGAGGCGGGTGAGCAGGGGAAGCGGGAAGCCCGGATCGCGTGGTGGTCGGTGATCGCGCTGCTGCGCTCGATGGTGTCCTCCCCGGCCGCCGCCGCGCAGACGCTGAAGACCCGCTCCGAGTCCGCCGTCGCCCGCACCGCGCACGAGGCGGACCTGCTGGGTGCCTCGGTGGCCGCCGACTCCGCGGACAACGACCGGCTGGAGGGCATGGACGTCGCACCGGGCGCCGCCGAGTCCGAGGACGCGGGCGCCCGGCTGCTCGAACTCGCCTCACGTGCGGCGGAGTTGGTCGGACCTGCCGAGGACGCGAAGCTGAAGGCGCTCACCCGGCACCTGAAGGGCCTGATCGCCGAGGGCTACCACCCGATCGTCTTCTGCCGCTACATCCCGACGGCCACCTACCTCGCCGATCAGCTCGACGGCAAGCTCGGCAAGAAGACGAAGATCGCCGCGGTGACCGGCACCCTCTCCCCGCAGCAGCGCCTGGAGCGGATCGAGCAGCTCGCCGCCGAGGCGGGCGAGGCCGGCGACCCGGCTGCCCGCCGGGTGCTGATCGCCACCGACTGCCTGTCCGAGGGCGTCAACCTCCAGCACCACTTCGACGCGGTCGTCCACTACGACCTGGCGTGGAACCCGACCCGTCACGACCAGCGGGAGGGACGCGTCGACCGCTACGGCCAGAAGCGCGACCAGGTCCGCGTCATCACCATGTACGGCGAGGACAACGGCATCGACGGCAAGGTCCTGGAGGTGCTGTTCAAGAAGCACCGGCAGATCAAGAAGGACCTGGGCATCTCCGTCTCCGTCCCCGACGAGACCGCGTCCGGTGTCACCGACGCGGTGGTGGAGTGGCTGCTGCTGCACGGGCGGCAGGGCAGCCAGGAGAGCCTGTTCGACATGGGGGACGGCCACCAGGAGTCCTTCGACCGCATCGAGCGCGAGTGGTCCTCGGCCGCCGAGCGGGAGAAGACCTCCCGCTCCAAGTACGCCCAGCGCGCGATCCACCCGGAGGAGGTGGCCCGCGAGGTCGCCGCCGTTCGGGCCGCGCTCGGCGGCGCCGAGGAGGTCCGCGGTTTCGCCCTGGAGGCCCTGCGCGACCTGGACGCGCTGGTCCGCGACCCACGCGACGGCACCGGTGACTTCACCGCCCAGGCCGGCGGCACCCCGGCGGGCCTGCGGGACGCGCTCGCCGCGACCCTGGGCAACCGGCTCGTCGAGGAGAACCGCGAGATCCCCTTCCGCACCACCCCGGCGATCGCCCGCGGCGAGGCCGCCCTGGTCCGCACCGACCCGGCGATCGGCGCCATCGCGTCCTATGTCCTGGACTCGGCGCTGGACGTGAAGGCGCTCGGCCCCCGCCCGGCACGGCGCTGCGGTGTGGTCACCACGGACGCGGTCACCACCCGCACCACGCTCCTGCTGGTCCGCTACCGCTTCCACCTCACCCTGCCGTCCCGAACCGGCGAACGGCAGGTGGTCGCCGAGGACGCACGCCTGCTCGCCTTCGAGGGGATGCCGTCGCGCGCCCGCTGGCTGGACGACGACGCGGCCGCCGCCCTCCTCGCGGCCCGCGCCGTGGCGAACACCCACGAACAGTCCGCCCACAACGCCATCTCCCGCGCCCTGGACGGCCTGGGGGACCTCGCCGCACACCTCACGGAGTACGGCACGAATCTGGCCGCCGAGCTCGACGCCTCGCACCGCCGGGTGCGCAAGGCCAACGAGGAGATCGTCCGCGGCCTGAAGGTCGTCCCGCAGGAACCCGCCGACGTCCTCGGCGTGTACGTCTACCTGCCGCCCGTCGCCCCCGCCGCCTCTACCGTGTCCGGAGCCGAAGCCTGA
- a CDS encoding DUF397 domain-containing protein, whose amino-acid sequence MSSGSKELVWFKSSYSGTQGDDCVEVAVAEQGVYVRDSKDVTRPAFAVSRERWGQFVRFASES is encoded by the coding sequence ATGAGTAGCGGTTCGAAGGAACTCGTCTGGTTCAAGTCCAGCTACAGCGGCACCCAGGGCGACGACTGCGTGGAGGTCGCGGTCGCCGAACAGGGCGTATACGTACGGGACTCGAAGGACGTGACCCGCCCGGCCTTCGCGGTGAGCCGTGAGCGCTGGGGGCAGTTCGTACGGTTCGCGTCGGAGAGCTGA
- a CDS encoding helix-turn-helix domain-containing protein, whose amino-acid sequence MSIGVGEAAGGVGAQGVPAGEWEREPHPSDSLRTFGAVVQALREHAGLSRVELGARVQYSKHTVESVELGRRMPDDVFVERAEEALGNTGALRKAACHLTRGEAGLAAWFRRWARLEREAVSLCTYECRLVPGLLQSEAYARAVFDNSIPLLTDEQAEAQLTARMERQAMLRERPTVPFSFIVEESVLRRRLGGEQVQANMLDHVLELTAPRNVTFQVVPLELPFHGCLDGPMRILETPEGRRLGYSEGQQNGRLISDPKEMSLLCQRYDTLRSQALNPKDSRDLLERLRGER is encoded by the coding sequence ATGAGCATCGGTGTGGGGGAGGCGGCCGGGGGCGTCGGCGCGCAGGGAGTTCCGGCGGGGGAGTGGGAGCGGGAACCCCATCCGTCCGACAGTCTGCGCACGTTCGGCGCGGTCGTCCAGGCGCTGCGCGAACACGCGGGGCTCAGTCGCGTTGAGCTCGGCGCCCGGGTCCAGTACTCCAAACACACGGTGGAGTCGGTGGAGTTGGGCCGACGGATGCCGGACGACGTGTTCGTGGAGCGTGCGGAGGAAGCGCTCGGCAACACCGGTGCGCTGCGGAAGGCCGCCTGCCATCTCACCCGGGGTGAGGCGGGGCTCGCGGCGTGGTTCCGGCGGTGGGCACGGCTGGAACGGGAGGCGGTGAGCCTGTGCACGTATGAGTGCCGCCTGGTGCCGGGGTTGTTGCAGTCGGAGGCGTACGCGCGGGCGGTGTTCGACAACAGCATCCCGTTGTTGACCGATGAGCAGGCGGAGGCGCAGCTCACTGCACGGATGGAGCGTCAGGCGATGTTGCGGGAGCGGCCGACCGTGCCGTTCAGCTTCATCGTGGAGGAGTCGGTTCTCCGGCGGCGCCTCGGGGGAGAGCAGGTGCAGGCGAACATGCTGGACCATGTGCTTGAGCTGACCGCGCCGCGCAACGTGACGTTTCAGGTGGTGCCGCTGGAGCTGCCGTTCCACGGGTGCCTGGATGGGCCCATGCGGATCTTGGAAACCCCGGAGGGGCGGCGGCTCGGCTACTCCGAAGGGCAGCAGAACGGGCGGCTGATCTCCGACCCGAAAGAGATGAGCCTCCTCTGCCAGCGCTATGACACACTGCGCTCACAGGCCCTCAACCCCAAGGATTCCAGGGACCTGCTGGAGCGACTTCGAGGAGAGCGATGA
- a CDS encoding ATP-binding protein has protein sequence MNHALPQVGRPTRTFSQLLSSTRRGARLARLLAGTELRSWGAPQDLTERAELVVAELAANAVLHGLVPGRCFRLTLAYDLAAGRLRVEVTDARGEAYPQPPPADTEPGALHSGGRGLLLVAALTDHWDCVPHPPGGKTVRAELHDTSS, from the coding sequence ATGAACCACGCGCTGCCCCAAGTCGGCCGCCCCACCCGCACCTTCTCCCAGCTCCTGTCGTCCACGCGACGCGGCGCCCGGCTGGCCAGACTGCTCGCCGGGACCGAGCTGCGGAGCTGGGGCGCCCCGCAGGACCTCACGGAGCGTGCCGAGCTCGTGGTCGCGGAGCTCGCGGCCAACGCCGTCCTCCACGGCCTCGTACCGGGTCGCTGCTTCCGGCTCACCCTCGCCTACGACCTGGCGGCCGGCCGCCTCCGCGTCGAAGTGACCGACGCCCGCGGGGAGGCGTACCCGCAGCCCCCTCCGGCGGACACCGAACCCGGGGCGCTGCACTCCGGCGGCCGGGGCCTGCTGCTCGTCGCCGCCCTCACCGACCACTGGGACTGCGTACCCCACCCACCCGGCGGCAAGACCGTCCGCGCCGAGCTTCACGACACCAGCTCGTGA
- a CDS encoding Eco57I restriction-modification methylase domain-containing protein, translated as MSAATRTTLAFTAVTTVGGLLPADMLLRIAEARNLPGTRPADYGLPASVPVRDEAERAWEYLKPLWRDLRTALPADPKTGAPAADPTGRAGTDWLAQLFRKLDFGALTEIGAAGIPADADPDKHFPVSHRHGPALVHQVPWNQELDKRLTFGQVPPQSMLQDCLNRTEAHLWAVLTNGRRVRLLRDSSSFATAAYVEFDLEAIFDGELFSEFVLLYCVLHASRFAVAEGAAASGCWLEKWRAEAVSSGARALDQLRLGVQNALTALGTGFLRHPDNTRLREDTDPKALRDALLRLVYRLLFVFVAEDRGALLDPKADERQQKAYDRYFSSARLRERARRRQGTAHGDQYEALRIVLDALGKEGGRPELGLPGLGGLFSPKEADAPLDGLKLSNESLLAAVRHLAQMRDPGARRWRPIDYRHLDAEELGSVYESLLELEPKHSATDRTFELIEVAGNSRKTTGSYYTPSSLIECLLDTTLDPVIDDAVKRGEQRATEAGHPDPTDDIVDELLSLTVCDPACGSGHFLVASARRIAKRVASVRERNPEPTVDAVRHALHQVVARCVYGVDLNPMAVELAKVSLWLEAMEPGKALGFLDAHVKHGNGLIGATPKLLADGIPDDAFKPIEGDDKKYAAGLVKRNKIQRGGQDELLFDTETLPGNDRYAAELARITTAPSDFLEQVRAQESAYRAHMESVTYVDDVHAADAWCAAFVWPKRDGAPEAPTDQVFRALRNRDQSVVPDTTHAEIRKLREQYRFFHWHLEFPEVFAVPESGAGVQPGTGWAGGFDAVVGNPPWERVKLQEQEFFAQRDPRIAGAKNAAARKRLITELRDDRDGERLYAEFEAARRRAEGESHFLRVSARFPLTGRGDINTYAVFTETDRVLTGPRGRTGVIVPTGIATDATTQFFFKDVVTKGQLAALYDFENEDKVFPGVHNQMRFCLFMLRGAGSTREPIRMVFKVRQTEQIAQWSYLLTADDILAMNPNTGTCPVFRSSRDAEITLGIYRRVPVLIDETKTTGGNSWGISFMSMFHMSNDSRLFRPDAQSDETFDDLLKAGWVLDGNALVRGNERLLPLYEAKMLHHYDHRFSTYEDATEKQLNKGTLPRFTVDQHQHPTTVPLPRYWVPEEDVPTGEVDKRGEPVTVPGVRSRLASKGWDKGWLLGWREICRASDERTVIAAAAPAHGFGNKFLLALSPHAALLSAVWSSLIVDYAARQSISGTSMNYFIVRQFPILTPDHVTTHSDAIVPRILELTYTASDMALFARDLGDTGPPFRWDPDRRAVIRAELDALFFHLYGITRDDTAYILDTFNVTRDNDTKAHGEYRTKNLILAEYDRMASAGLALDTPLTEGESGTYRSTLTPPPGQGPRHD; from the coding sequence ATGTCCGCCGCCACCCGCACCACCCTGGCCTTCACCGCCGTCACCACGGTCGGCGGCCTGCTCCCCGCCGACATGCTGCTGCGCATCGCCGAGGCACGGAACCTGCCGGGCACCAGGCCCGCCGACTACGGCCTGCCCGCCTCGGTCCCCGTGCGTGACGAGGCCGAGCGCGCCTGGGAGTACCTCAAGCCGCTCTGGCGCGACCTGCGCACCGCCCTGCCCGCCGACCCGAAGACCGGCGCACCGGCCGCGGACCCGACCGGCCGGGCCGGCACCGACTGGCTGGCCCAGCTCTTCCGCAAGCTGGACTTCGGCGCGCTGACGGAGATCGGCGCGGCGGGCATCCCGGCCGACGCCGACCCGGACAAGCACTTCCCGGTCTCCCACCGCCACGGCCCGGCCCTCGTCCACCAGGTCCCCTGGAACCAGGAGCTCGACAAGCGCCTGACCTTCGGCCAGGTCCCCCCGCAGTCCATGCTCCAGGACTGCCTCAACCGCACCGAGGCCCACCTGTGGGCGGTCCTCACCAACGGCCGCCGTGTGCGGCTGCTGCGCGACTCGTCGTCCTTCGCGACCGCCGCGTACGTCGAGTTCGACCTGGAAGCCATCTTCGACGGCGAGCTGTTCAGCGAGTTCGTGCTGCTGTACTGCGTACTGCACGCGTCCCGGTTCGCGGTGGCGGAGGGGGCGGCGGCTTCGGGGTGCTGGCTGGAGAAGTGGCGCGCCGAGGCCGTCAGCTCCGGCGCCCGCGCCCTGGACCAGCTGCGCCTGGGAGTGCAGAACGCCCTCACCGCCCTCGGCACCGGCTTCCTGCGCCACCCGGACAACACCCGGCTGCGCGAGGACACCGACCCGAAGGCACTGCGGGACGCCCTGCTGCGCCTCGTCTACCGCCTGCTGTTCGTCTTCGTCGCCGAGGACCGCGGGGCCCTGCTCGACCCGAAGGCCGACGAGCGGCAGCAGAAGGCGTACGACCGCTACTTCTCCTCCGCCCGGCTGCGCGAGCGCGCCCGCCGGCGCCAGGGCACCGCCCATGGTGACCAGTACGAGGCGCTGCGTATCGTCCTCGACGCCCTCGGCAAGGAGGGCGGCCGCCCCGAGCTGGGCCTGCCCGGCCTCGGTGGCCTGTTCTCCCCCAAGGAGGCCGATGCCCCGCTGGACGGCCTGAAGCTGTCCAACGAGTCGCTGCTCGCCGCAGTCCGCCACCTCGCCCAGATGCGTGACCCGGGCGCCCGCCGCTGGCGCCCCATCGACTACCGGCACCTGGACGCCGAGGAGCTCGGTTCGGTTTACGAGTCCCTGCTGGAACTGGAGCCCAAGCACTCCGCCACGGACCGCACCTTCGAACTGATCGAGGTCGCGGGCAACAGCCGCAAGACGACGGGCAGTTACTACACGCCGTCCTCCCTCATCGAGTGCCTGCTCGACACGACGCTCGACCCGGTGATAGACGACGCGGTCAAGCGCGGCGAACAGCGCGCCACGGAGGCCGGCCACCCCGACCCGACCGACGACATCGTGGACGAGCTGCTGTCCCTGACGGTCTGCGACCCGGCTTGTGGGTCCGGGCACTTCCTCGTCGCGTCGGCCCGCCGCATCGCCAAGCGCGTGGCATCGGTGCGCGAGCGCAACCCGGAGCCGACGGTCGACGCGGTACGGCACGCCCTGCACCAGGTCGTCGCCCGCTGCGTCTACGGCGTGGACCTCAACCCGATGGCCGTGGAGCTGGCCAAGGTGTCGCTCTGGCTGGAGGCGATGGAACCGGGCAAGGCGCTGGGGTTCCTTGACGCGCATGTGAAGCACGGCAACGGCCTGATCGGGGCGACGCCGAAACTGCTGGCGGACGGCATCCCGGACGACGCGTTCAAGCCGATCGAGGGCGACGACAAGAAGTACGCGGCCGGACTGGTCAAGCGCAACAAGATCCAGCGCGGCGGCCAGGACGAGCTGCTCTTCGACACGGAGACCCTGCCGGGCAACGACCGGTACGCCGCAGAACTCGCCAGGATCACCACGGCGCCCTCCGACTTCCTGGAGCAGGTTCGGGCACAGGAGTCCGCCTACCGCGCCCATATGGAGTCGGTTACTTACGTCGATGACGTGCATGCCGCCGACGCCTGGTGCGCCGCCTTCGTCTGGCCCAAGCGCGACGGTGCCCCCGAGGCCCCGACCGACCAGGTGTTCCGCGCATTGCGGAACCGTGACCAGTCCGTGGTGCCGGACACCACCCACGCCGAGATCCGGAAACTGCGGGAGCAGTACCGCTTCTTCCACTGGCACCTGGAGTTCCCCGAGGTCTTCGCGGTCCCGGAGTCGGGCGCGGGTGTTCAGCCGGGGACGGGGTGGGCCGGCGGGTTCGACGCGGTGGTGGGGAACCCGCCGTGGGAGCGGGTTAAGCTCCAGGAGCAGGAGTTCTTCGCTCAGCGCGATCCTCGCATCGCCGGGGCCAAGAACGCTGCCGCCCGCAAACGACTCATCACGGAACTGCGCGACGACCGTGACGGCGAGCGCCTGTACGCCGAGTTCGAGGCTGCCAGGCGCCGGGCGGAGGGGGAGAGCCATTTCCTGCGTGTCAGTGCCCGCTTCCCGCTGACGGGGCGGGGTGACATCAACACATACGCGGTCTTCACGGAGACGGACCGCGTCCTGACGGGACCACGTGGGCGGACGGGCGTGATCGTGCCGACGGGGATCGCGACGGACGCGACGACGCAGTTCTTCTTCAAGGATGTCGTCACCAAGGGCCAGCTTGCAGCCTTGTACGACTTCGAGAACGAGGACAAGGTCTTCCCTGGGGTCCACAACCAGATGCGCTTCTGCCTGTTCATGCTGCGCGGAGCAGGAAGCACGCGAGAACCGATCCGCATGGTTTTTAAGGTTCGCCAGACTGAGCAAATCGCTCAGTGGAGCTACCTGTTGACTGCCGACGACATTTTGGCCATGAACCCGAACACCGGCACGTGCCCCGTCTTTCGCAGCAGCCGCGACGCCGAAATCACTTTGGGTATCTACCGCCGCGTACCGGTCCTGATCGACGAGACTAAGACGACGGGCGGCAACTCCTGGGGCATCTCGTTCATGAGCATGTTCCACATGTCGAACGACTCGCGTCTATTCCGTCCCGATGCCCAGAGTGATGAGACTTTCGACGATCTCCTCAAGGCCGGATGGGTCCTCGACGGTAACGCCCTCGTCCGCGGCAACGAGCGCCTGCTGCCGTTGTACGAGGCAAAGATGCTTCACCACTACGATCACCGGTTCTCCACGTACGAGGACGCAACGGAGAAACAGCTGAACAAGGGCACACTCCCTCGCTTCACCGTGGACCAACACCAGCACCCAACGACTGTCCCGCTCCCCCGCTACTGGGTGCCGGAGGAAGATGTTCCGACCGGCGAAGTCGATAAAAGAGGTGAGCCCGTAACCGTGCCAGGCGTACGTAGCCGACTCGCCTCAAAAGGATGGGATAAAGGATGGCTGCTGGGTTGGCGGGAGATTTGTCGGGCCTCGGATGAGCGCACGGTCATCGCAGCCGCAGCGCCAGCCCACGGCTTCGGAAACAAGTTCCTGCTTGCCCTATCTCCACATGCAGCGCTACTGTCAGCAGTCTGGTCGTCCCTCATCGTGGATTACGCCGCCCGCCAGTCAATTAGCGGCACCTCGATGAACTACTTCATCGTGCGACAATTCCCCATCCTTACGCCCGATCACGTGACGACTCACAGCGATGCAATTGTTCCGCGCATCCTCGAACTCACCTATACGGCCTCAGATATGGCGCTATTCGCCCGCGACCTCGGCGACACCGGCCCTCCCTTCCGCTGGGACCCCGACCGCCGTGCCGTTATCCGAGCCGAACTAGACGCGCTCTTCTTCCACCTCTACGGCATCACCCGCGACGACACCGCCTACATCCTCGACACCTTCAACGTCACCCGAGATAACGACACCAAGGCACACGGCGAGTACCGCACCAAGAATCTGATTCTCGCCGAGTACGACCGCATGGCCTCCGCCGGCCTCGCCCTGGATACCCCACTCACGGAAGGCGAGTCCGGCACATACCGCTCCACCCTCACCCCGCCCCCCGGCCAGGGACCCCGCCACGACTGA